The Verrucomicrobium spinosum DSM 4136 = JCM 18804 genome includes a region encoding these proteins:
- a CDS encoding SAM-dependent methyltransferase, translating into MPPVDPARPFSTWMEQALFAPDTGYYSARIRTVGRRGDFATSATVSSLLGEGIARWISRELERQKGVRAIIEVGGGDGSLSASVRSAVGWWQRRKLAWHMVETSPILRDRQQERLKGAQVHWHETMESALQACGGRAIIFHNELVDAFPVTLLEWEATRGIWQEVWVVPDRAGWREELRALTLPPGQRGAFSVLTQWHALNPPPQRRQRVELHRSFRDWMQGWSSRWQQGAMLTVDYGDLFPGLYHRRAQGTLRGYLLHQRLSGPDLYQNMGRQDITADVNFSDLLHWGETLGWGDGQVETQAAFLKTWVPDLEKRLKSSGADQFVAGLEGAGEAFKVWTVRTAS; encoded by the coding sequence ATGCCCCCTGTCGATCCCGCCCGCCCTTTCTCCACCTGGATGGAGCAGGCCTTGTTCGCACCGGACACGGGCTATTACTCCGCCCGCATTCGCACCGTGGGCCGTCGTGGAGACTTTGCCACCTCCGCCACAGTCTCGAGCCTCCTGGGGGAGGGGATCGCACGGTGGATCTCCCGCGAGTTGGAGCGGCAAAAAGGCGTGCGCGCCATCATTGAGGTGGGCGGCGGCGACGGCTCGCTGTCCGCCAGCGTCCGGAGCGCTGTTGGCTGGTGGCAGCGCAGGAAGCTCGCGTGGCACATGGTGGAGACCTCACCCATTCTGAGGGATCGCCAACAGGAGCGGCTAAAAGGGGCTCAGGTGCACTGGCATGAGACGATGGAAAGCGCACTCCAGGCCTGCGGGGGCCGGGCGATCATCTTTCACAATGAACTGGTGGACGCCTTTCCGGTGACGCTACTGGAATGGGAGGCCACCCGCGGCATCTGGCAGGAGGTCTGGGTGGTGCCTGATCGGGCCGGATGGCGGGAGGAACTGCGCGCTCTCACGCTGCCTCCGGGGCAAAGGGGGGCCTTTTCCGTCCTCACGCAGTGGCACGCCCTGAACCCGCCGCCGCAACGTCGCCAGAGGGTGGAGCTGCATCGTTCCTTCCGGGACTGGATGCAGGGCTGGTCCTCGCGTTGGCAGCAGGGAGCCATGCTCACAGTGGACTATGGGGATCTGTTCCCGGGTCTCTACCACCGTCGTGCCCAAGGCACTCTCCGCGGCTACCTGCTGCATCAGCGGCTCTCCGGCCCGGACCTTTACCAGAACATGGGGCGTCAGGACATCACCGCTGATGTAAATTTCTCCGATCTCCTTCACTGGGGGGAAACGCTGGGGTGGGGGGATGGTCAGGTGGAGACGCAAGCCGCCTTCCTCAAGACTTGGGTGCCGGACCTGGAGAAGCGCCTCAAGTCAAGCGGAGCCGACCAGTTTGTGGCAGGACTGGAAGGCGCAGGGGAGGCCTTCAAGGTGTGGACCGTGCGCACCGCGTCCTAA
- a CDS encoding type IV pilus twitching motility protein PilT, producing MTGIPDSPVQNLLGRLADAYPGREISDVQLRSNGLIYVHTNRGIEIAESFGIQTDAMVHQVAEALYLNQTLEIWTDVSEAGSVDKMWELVKTRRVIDFSCDAGALGAPVRMRVQMHLSEGGMGLTCRWLRGTISQLETLGLEPMISDSLRELMQRRFGLGLITGPTGSGKSTTLAAVLDWVRRNFPKHIVTVEDPIEYRYSATMEDPNQPGVQIPCPSLVTQQEVGKHTNSYQSGLKEVLRKTPNIILIGEIRDRETMETCIEAAQTGHFVLSTLHTRGAVKTIDRILEFFPKEQQPAILHRLGETLTFVLSQGLLTGFNGRVLVTEYLQNTSESVAAGIRAYDGNATSLADALRYKGNLRWDQSLLQLYRGGAISENIFNANLLG from the coding sequence ATGACAGGCATTCCTGACTCCCCGGTGCAAAACCTGCTTGGGCGGCTCGCAGACGCCTACCCGGGTCGTGAAATCTCGGACGTGCAACTGCGGTCGAACGGGCTGATCTATGTGCACACCAACCGGGGGATCGAGATCGCAGAGTCCTTCGGCATTCAGACCGATGCCATGGTCCACCAGGTGGCAGAAGCCTTGTATCTCAATCAGACCCTGGAGATATGGACGGATGTGAGCGAGGCCGGGTCAGTGGACAAGATGTGGGAGCTCGTCAAGACCCGGCGGGTGATCGATTTCAGCTGTGACGCCGGAGCGCTGGGGGCTCCTGTCCGCATGCGTGTGCAGATGCACCTCAGCGAGGGCGGCATGGGCCTGACCTGCCGCTGGCTGCGCGGCACCATCTCGCAACTGGAGACACTGGGGCTTGAGCCCATGATTTCGGACAGCCTGCGTGAGCTCATGCAGCGTCGGTTTGGTCTCGGCCTGATCACCGGCCCCACCGGTTCAGGGAAATCCACCACCCTCGCAGCGGTGCTGGACTGGGTGCGCAGGAACTTCCCCAAGCACATCGTCACGGTGGAGGATCCCATTGAATACCGCTACTCCGCCACCATGGAGGACCCGAACCAGCCGGGCGTGCAGATCCCCTGCCCCTCCCTGGTGACCCAGCAGGAGGTGGGCAAGCACACCAACTCCTACCAGTCTGGGCTGAAGGAAGTGCTGCGCAAAACGCCCAACATCATTCTGATTGGCGAAATCCGGGATCGGGAAACCATGGAGACGTGCATTGAGGCCGCCCAGACGGGCCACTTCGTTCTTTCCACGCTGCACACGCGCGGAGCGGTGAAGACCATTGACCGTATTCTGGAGTTTTTCCCCAAGGAGCAGCAGCCGGCCATCCTGCATCGCCTGGGGGAGACACTCACGTTTGTGCTTTCTCAAGGCCTGCTGACGGGTTTCAACGGGCGTGTGCTCGTTACGGAGTATCTGCAGAACACCAGCGAGTCGGTGGCCGCCGGCATCCGGGCGTATGACGGCAACGCCACGTCCCTGGCAGACGCTCTCCGTTACAAGGGCAATCTGCGCTGGGACCAGAGCCTTCTGCAGCTCTATCGCGGCGGGGCCATCTCGGAGAACATCTTCAACGCGAACCTGCTTGGCTGA